One window of Pocillopora verrucosa isolate sample1 chromosome 9, ASM3666991v2, whole genome shotgun sequence genomic DNA carries:
- the LOC131789193 gene encoding uncharacterized protein isoform X1: MSGHESDSEFFRLGAAMYGLAHYNHIVDANAWYFTVRGDTLQQAASVSLSPNEVQEFKDKSIQEIVAKSVQSQVFNALKNFTDIELLQVTSAAGFLKKPIQQHCELSGAVWYHTKQSPPCCFQPDREEAPFYIIWLPLTGQGNTFNHICPLLPWKCVALDAFLCVFWRGYNTHHSSRNEMVQCLTCFEWYHCVCLGISLEEANEFHDSGLWLHVAPPISEPRHIGVLKPR, encoded by the exons ATGTCTGGGCATGAAAGTGACAGTGAATTTTTTAGACTGGGTGCAGCAATGTATGGTCTCGCTCACTATAACCACATTGTTGATGCA aatgCATGGTATTTTACTGTTAGAGGCGATACTTTGCAGCAGGCAGCCAGTGTGAGCCTTTCACCAAATGAGGTTCAGGAATTTAAAGACAAATCCATTCAGGAAATTGTTGCAAAAAGTGTCCAAAGCCAAGTCTTTAATGCCCTAAAGAATTTTACTGATATTG aactctTGCAGGTAACCTCTGCTGCCGGCTTTTTGAAGAAACCAATACAACAGCACTGTGAACTGTCTGGGGCTGTATGGTACCACACAAAACAAAGTCCTCCTTGTTGCTTCCAGCCAGACCGGGAAGAGGCGCCTTTTTACATCATCTGGCTGCCACTTACAGGACAAGGAAACACCTTCAACCATATATGCCCCCTTCTGCCATGGAAGTGTGTTGCATTAGATGCTTTCTTGTGCGTGTTTTGGCGAGGATATAACACCCATCATTCAAGTCGCAATGAGATGGTGCAGTGCCTTACCTGCTTTGAGTGGTACCACTGCGTTTGTTTGGGCATTTCTCTCGAAGAGGCCAACGAATTCCACGATAGTGGATTGTGGCTGCACGTTGCCCCACCCATATCGGAGCCACGACAT ATCGGTGTACTCAAACCAAGGTAG
- the LOC131778684 gene encoding NACHT, LRR and PYD domains-containing protein 3-like has product MDNLKELLKPKTFNTVSHAAVVIWILIGVIFLGIFADAENSESRYDFRCGGAKSENIDLVRGRCFELYENQYNKHDVPIYAFVIMNFFLIGTVCAIYSQIASLTINQLSPSARNGDLEGQLRDQGNALSSKKLFIAYCCQLFARIVLGVLFMVLQKQFLYPRDFPPNFPCYLTAGGSQPRNSTGVWHDCHNQRATKKNSWMRAVLVVNGIFLFGILLETVYILLRAWREDSFMKNSKFLKAHLNPFHADSQNATTSTLLRPEPPQQEERTEQETNTPQEQHQEEESKENETNIPHLPSKPQQLRKPPLQEFIENTKKIIKEETNQPPQLRSPFSSTPGEGRPAKHLTLDQIYTNLVVVPDMANYDFTGDRRQKLEVYTRSGGENTTPKGPEDILNHENKNVLIVGRPGIGKTLCCTKLLRDWAFNKVFHESSDDKIHFDAAFFIKFRAFNAATDLSLRELLTSSEHSPSDHIDDEVWNYILENPQRVLLIFDGIDEFKHNSKIGEENFEPQFKNRADDKMPLYALYEKLATGKLLNGAAVLTTTRPTALSCIERVNFDKVFEILGFSSEQVEEYVTKFAEKDKHAGKTIWRHIGGNRNILSLCYIPASCFIICSSLFQMAKFYGSKSLSLPTKLTDIYKKAVKIFYLRHNEEFRGKNFTREDFESDNLPPNVEKKFEKLEKMAFEGIKKGRLVFGGNEVRGLEGSALFHRLPDRETTPLKREQQFCFIHLTMQEFFAARHLANMDETELRNFVSTNIADGKWQLVFQFLAGLMNEKENLPSEIITDLLPVETEEKEDEWYNEEWTEDMEPRKVTCWPTGDKKHLAVTLFKCINESSAMEEIVQRKLQQINFNFVNFNDCQLTPVDCASVVTVIKNVQQISHLGLAYNNFGPLGCSEICKLLKCSKSQLSWLDLTGNQLTKEAAKYLAEAINNNNCQLRMLNLAANNISEIGAQHLAEAINNNNCQLRTLILAANNISDIGAQHLAEAINNNNCQLHTLYLWGNNISDIGAQHLAEAINNNNCQLRTLYLSHNNISDIGAQHLAEAINNNNCQLRELDLSENNISDIGAQHLAEAINNNNCQLHTLYLWGNNISDIGAQHLAEAINNNNCQLRTLHLTRNNISEAGKQRAKNLLSNSQSNCRLII; this is encoded by the coding sequence ATGGATAATCTCAAGGAATTACTTAAACCAAAAACGTTTAACACAGTTAGCCATGCCGCAGTTGTTATTTGGATCCTGATCGGTGTAATCTTCCTTGGCATTTTTGCAGACGCAGAAAACAGCGAATCCAGGTATGATTTCCGCTGTGGTGGGGCGAAGAGTGAAAACATCGACCTTGTCCGTGGAAGATGTTTCGAGTTATACGAGAATCAGTATAACAAACACGATGTTCCTATCTATGCCTTCGTGATCATGAATTTCTTCCTCATCGGAACTGTCTGTGCTATTTACTCCCAAATAGCGAGcctcacaatcaatcaactgTCGCCAAGCGCTCGTAACGGTGATCTCGAGGGGCAGTTGCGCGACCAAGGAAACGCACTTTCTAGTAAAAAGCTGTTTATCGCTTACTGCTGTCAACTTTTCGCAAGGATTGTTTTAGGAGTTCTCTTCATGGTTCTACAAAAACAGTTTCTTTATCCTCGGGACTTCCCCCCCAACTTCCCTTGTTATCTAACCGCTGGAGGGAGTCAGCCAAGGAATTCTACTGGCGTCTGGCACGATTGTCATAATCAACGAGCAACTAAAAAAAACTCCTGGATGCGCGCTGTTCTTGTCGTGAacggaatttttctctttggcaTTCTGTTAGAAACCGTCTATATTTTGCTACGAGCCTGGAGAGAGGAtagtttcatgaaaaattccaaGTTTCTAAAGGCTCACCTGAATCCCTTCCATGCCGACTCGCAAAATGCCACCACATCGACTCTGTTGAGACCTGAACCTCCGCAGCAAGAAGAAAGAACAGAGCAAGAAACGAACACCCCACAAGAACAACACCAGGAAgaggaaagtaaagaaaatgaaacgaaCATCCCACATCTGCCAAGCAAGCCTCAACAACTCCGAAAACCACCGCTTCAGGAATTCATCgagaatacaaagaaaattattaaagaaGAGACAAATCAACCTCCCCAACTCCGGTCGCCTTTTTCAAGTACTCCCGGCGAAGGACGCCCAGCTAAACATTTGACTctggatcagatttacacaaaccTTGTCGTTGTTCCAGACATGGCTAATTATGACTTTACAGGAGACAGACGGCAGAAACTTGAAGTCTACACCAGATCGGGTGGGGAAAACACAACACCAAAAGGGCCGGAGGACATTCTTaaccacgaaaacaaaaacgttttgattGTTGGTCGTCCCGGAATCGGAAAGACACTTTGCTGTACCAAACTCCTCAGAGACTGGGCATTTAACAAAGTATTCCATGAATCATCTGATGATAAAATCCATTTTGATGCTGctttcttcatcaaattcaGAGCATTCAACGCGGCAACCGACCTTAGCCTCCGGGAACTGCTCACATCGTCAGAACATTCCCCCTCAGATCACATAGATGATGAAGTCTGGAATTACATCCTTGAGAACCCCCAAAGAGTTCTCCTAATTTTCGACGGAATCGATGAATTTAAACATAATTCAAAGATCGGCGAGGAAAACTTCGAGCCTCAATTTAAAAATCGCGCAGACGATAAGATGCCCTTGTATGCTCTATACGAGAAACTCGCGACTGGGAAACTTCTTAACGGAGCTGCCGTTTTGACAACCACAAGACCTACAGCTTTGTCATGCATCGAGCGTGTTAATTTCGACAAAGTCTTCGAGATCCTCGGCTTCTCATCCGAACAAGTCGAAGAGTACGTAACCAAATTTGCTGAAAAGGACAAGCATGCGGGCAAAACAATATGGCGACACATCGGCGGCAACAGGAACATTCTCTCTCTATGCTACATTCCTGCGAGttgcttcatcatttgctcaaGTCTCTTTCAAATGGCGAAGTTCTACGGTTCTAAAAGTCTTAGTCTACCAACGAAATTAACAGATATTTACAAGAAAgcagtgaaaatattttacttaagACACAACGAAGAATTCCGCGGCAAGAATTTCACTCGCGAAGATTTTGAATCAGATAATTTGCCCCCTAACGTAGAAAAGAAATTcgagaaacttgaaaaaatggcatttgaaggaattaaaaaaggaagGCTGGTCTTCGGGGGAAACGAAGTACGCGGATTGGAAGGCAGCGCTCTTTTTCACCGCTTACCCGACCGTGAAACTACTCCGCTAAAACGTGAAcaacaattctgtttcattcatttaacaatgcaagagtttttcgctGCGAGGCACCTAGCAAACATGGATGAAACAGAACTGAGGAACTTTGTTTCTACGAACATCGCGGAcggcaaatggcagctggtttttcagtttctagcagGACTAATGAACGAGAAAGAAAACCTACCGAGCGAAATCATCacagaccttcttcctgtgGAAACTGAAGAGAAAGAAGACGAGTGGTACAACGAAGAGTGGACAGAGGATATGGAGCCAAGGAAAGTAACTTGTTGGCCGACTGGagacaaaaaacatttagcAGTGACATTATTTAAATGCATTAACGAAAGTAGTGCGATGGAGGAAATAGTTCAgagaaaactacaacaaattaactttaattttgtaaattttaatgattgtCAACTCACACCTGTTGATTGTGCTTCAGTAGTTACTGTAATTAAGAATGTTCagcaaatttcacatttaggTTTGGCCTACAATAACTTTGGTCCATTAGGTTGTTCTGAAATTTGTAAGTTGTTAAAATGTAGCAaatctcaactgagctggttaGACCTCACAGGAAATCAATTGACCAAAgaagcagcaaagtatttagctgaagccatcaacaacaacaactgtcagctacgcatgTTAAACCTCgcagcaaataacatctcagaaattggagcacagcacttggctgaagccatcaacaacaacaactgtcagctacgcacgttaatcctcgcagcaaataacatctcagacattggagcacagcacttggctgaagccatcaacaacaacaactgtcagctacacacgttataCCTCTGgggaaataacatctcagacattggagcacagcacttggctgaagccatcaacaacaacaactgtcagctacgcacgttatacctctcacacaataacatctcagacattggagcacagcacttggctgaagccatcaacaacaacaactgtcagctacgtGAGTTAGACCtctcagaaaataacatctcagatattggagcacagcacttggctgaagccatcaacaacaacaactgtcagctacacacgttataCCTCTGgggaaataacatctcagacattggagcacagcacttggctgaagccatcaacaacaacaactgtcagctacgcacgttacaCCTCAcaagaaataacatctcagaaGCAGGTAAACAACGCGCAAAGAATTTACTTAGCAATAGTCAGTCTAACTGTCGCCTTATTATCTAA
- the LOC131789193 gene encoding uncharacterized protein isoform X2 — translation MDRRYMKSMQTKMQEWYARTKLSALCFAFWKGQFWIATVQQVQAQEMAADDDVPPEDPVQFIVVDPRRMVVREVKKDGRSEPGWGRKHADQFGGLKKLSSQSSQRPHLDDLISIMHLYRNWNQQQHPQEVDITVNGSAHSPVIPIPVSSTPASAFISDLPSSAPEVFASPICPPAPSSTNAVTTSISDLPFATPEGSTFSCI, via the exons ATGGATAGACGGTACATGAAGTCTATGcaaacaaaa ATGCAAGAATGGTATGCTAGGACTAAGCTGTCAGCACTCTGCTTTGCATTTTGGAAAGGCCAGTTCTGGATTGCAACAG TGCAACAAGTTCAAGCTCAAGAAATGGCAGCTGATGATGACGTACCACCAGAAGACCCTGTGCAATTTATAGTGGTAGATCCGAGGAGAATGGTTGTTAGGGAAGTCAAAAAAGATg GGAGATCTGAGCCTGGATGGGGAAGGAAACATGCAGACCAGTTTGGTGGCCTGAAGAAGTTGAGCTCACAAAGCAGCCAGCGACCACATCTGGACGATTTAATTTCAATAATGCATTTATACAGAAATTGGAATCAACAACAGCACCCTCAAGAGGTTGACATCACAGTAAATGGTTCTGCTCACAGTCCTGTGATTCCCATTCCTGTATCATCGACACCAGCTTCTGCTTTTATTTCTGATCTTCCCTCATCTGCCCCTGAAGTTTTTGCAAGCCCCATTTGCCCTCCTGCTCCTTCATCAACAAATGCTGTCACCACTTCCATTTCTGATCTTCCCTTTGCAACTCCTGAAGGTTCAACCTTCTCTTGTATTTGA
- the LOC136276929 gene encoding uncharacterized protein — MVRSRGDYCLDDTTPNICAKRSTRHPSLLPGVFLVHCKHGITYGFSVMLCNESPNIPFTVFRMRFPQGCSDAYNLSRYPRWDTLNSQAVEQANSCLKSLKRSLSYISEKNFMTHCKVFTGIEIRYGVSSSSPKL, encoded by the exons ATGGTAAGAAGTCGTGGTGACTATTGCCTGGATGACACAACTCCAAACATCTGCGCAAAGAGGAGTACTCGACACCCATCCTTACTTCCTGGAGTTTTCTTAGTGCACTGCAAACACG gTATAACTTATGGATTTAGTGTTATGCTTTGCAACGAATCTCCTAACATCCCATTTACAGTGTTTCGAATGCGTTTCCCACAAG gttgCTCTGATGCTTACAACCTCTCTCGTTATCCTCGGTGGGACACCTTAAACAGTCAGGCAGTAGAACAAGCCAATTCATGCTTGAAGTCTCTCAAACGATCCTTGTCATACATAAGCGAAAAGAACTTTATGACTCATTGCAAAGTTTTCACTGGTATCGAAATTCGCTACGGCGTAAGCAGCTCGAGTCCTAAACTGTAG